A stretch of the Rhinoderma darwinii isolate aRhiDar2 chromosome 3, aRhiDar2.hap1, whole genome shotgun sequence genome encodes the following:
- the LOC142750444 gene encoding olfactory receptor 2B8-like — translation MNSSTYRAVEEFILLGLTSQRNIQILLFVIFLSFYVISLIGNIIIITLSRISSRLYTPMYFFLSNLSFLQKGARYIWYTSIIVPKMLINFLSVRKSISFNGCVIQMFLHLSLGGTECYLLLSMAYDRYVAICTPLHYTNIMHSVLCIKMATGSWVGGIINSIVHTVFALQLPFCGPNVINHFFCEVPSVLELACADISLNKTVIFVFAMLVVMGPFFLILITYGYIISSILKISTSVGRKKAFSTCASHIIVVSLFYGTIIFMYMRPGSTHVANQDKMATLFYSVITPMLNPLIYTLRNKDVIGAFVDITRKNIVMEKRYGH, via the exons ATGAACAGTTCCACATACAGAGCAGTTGAAGAATTCATTCTACTTGGGCTGACCAGCCAGAGAAATATTCAAATATTGttatttgttatatttttatctttttacgtTATATCTCTAATTGGTAACATAATCATCATTACTCTCAGCAGAATAAGCTCCCGGCTTTACACTCCTATGTATTTCTTCTTGAGCAATCTTTCCTTTTTACAAAAAGGAGCTAGGT ACATCTGGTACACATCAATTATTGTCCCGAAAATGCTCATTAATTTCTTGTCAGTAAGAAAAAGCATATCTTTTAATGGTTGTGTCATTCAGATGTTTCTCCACCTCTCTCTAGGAGGGACAGAGTGCTACCTCTTGTTGTCCATGGCTTATGACCGGTATGTGGCTATATGTACCCCATTACACTACACTAATATTATGCATTCTGTCTTGTGCATTAAGATGGCAACTGGTTCCTGGGTTGGCGGCATTATAAACTCAATTGTACACACAGTCTTTGCATTGCAATTGCCCTTCTGTGGTCCCAATGTAATAAATCACTTTTTCTGTGAGGTTCCTTCAGTACTGGAGTTGGCTTGTGCTGATATATCTCTTAATAAGACTGTTATTTTCGTCTTTGCTATGCTGGTTGTCATGGGTCCGTTTTTCCTTATCCTCATTACATATGGTTACATTATTTCCAGCATACTGAAGATAAGCACATCTGTGGGACGGaagaaagccttctccacctgtgCTTCGCACATTATAGTTGTATCCCTGTTTTATGGCAccattatatttatgtatatgagACCTGGATCAACCCATGTAGCTAACCAAGACAAGATGGCCACCTTGTTCTATAGTGTTATAACGCCAATGCTAAATCCTTTGATATACACTTTGAGGAATAAGGATGTGATAGGAGCATTTGTGGACATCACAAGAAAAAATATTGTGATGGAGAAAAGATATGGACATTAA